The following is a genomic window from Crocinitomicaceae bacterium.
TTATCTCTCCTTCTTCAGGACAATATTTAATAGCATTGGTTAACAAATTAGAAACCAAAATATCGGCTAAGTCAGGATGGAACGGAATTTTTACTGAAATTAGTGAAGTAGATAATCTGATTTTTTTCATTTTTATCAGGTCATCATACAATTCTATTTTGTCTTTTATCACTTCTGATAAATCAATTTGATTAGTAATAGTAAATTGGTTATTTTCAATTTTAGTTAATAGAATTAATGATTGATTAATTCTTCGCAGCCTTGCAATTGCACGATTAATTTCAATCAACTCGCTCATCTGCGCTTGTTCTAATCCTACACTTTGCAATAAATTTTCTGTCTTAGATTGAATAATAGCAAGTGGAGTTTGTAATTCGTGCGACGCATTTTCGGTAAAAGTTTTCAGATTTTTAAATTCGTTACTGATTTTTACAGACATTGATTGTATTGCGTCATTCAATTGTTGAAACTCCAAAATGGTGGATTTTTTTGTAACAATTAAATTGTTCTGTGATGGTTGGAAAATTCCAATCTCCTCAATTGTATTGAAAAAAGAACGCCAAATGAGTTTTGAAAAGAAATAATTTACTGTCAACAACAATATAATGAATGCCGAAATAATCAAGGCAAACGATGCGAAAATTGTTTCAATTA
Proteins encoded in this region:
- a CDS encoding HAMP domain-containing histidine kinase, with amino-acid sequence MKLLTKNTFVSLVVSVIVFAVGGFVFYIQLTNIIDEESNEELLEKKNEVLQFVAKNNRLPNELTGEEFMVFLPSTENTLDSFSDTLIYSEMQSENLPYRILNFSLQLNGQNYQARICDAVLEQDELIETIFASFALIISAFIILLLTVNYFFSKLIWRSFFNTIEEIGIFQPSQNNLIVTKKSTILEFQQLNDAIQSMSVKISNEFKNLKTFTENASHELQTPLAIIQSKTENLLQSVGLEQAQMSELIEINRAIARLRRINQSLILLTKIENNQFTITNQIDLSEVIKDKIELYDDLIKMKKIRLSTSLISVKIPFHPDLADILVSNLLTNAIKYCPEEGEINIVSNENSLVFSNSGEKLISNGEQLFKRFYKDNIDSESTGLGLAIVESICKMHNCKVSYNFISNLHQFKIEF